A window of the Hypomesus transpacificus isolate Combined female chromosome 10, fHypTra1, whole genome shotgun sequence genome harbors these coding sequences:
- the LOC124472693 gene encoding elongation factor 2-like yields MVNFTVDQIRDIMDKKSNIRNMSVIAHVDHGKSTLTDSLVSKAGIIAGARAGETRFTDTRKDEQERCITIKSTAISMYYELSEDDLAFIKQTKDGSGFLINLIDSPGHVDFSSEVTAALRVTDGALVVVDCVSGVCVQTETVLRQAIAERIKPVLMMNKMDRALLELQLEPEDLYQTFQRIVENVNVIICTYGEEEEGPMGNIVVDPKIGTVGFGSGLHGWAFTLKQFAEMYVAKYSAKGGDTKPTAEEKSKKVEDMMKKLWGDRYFDTDANKFSKSSAGADGKKFPRTFTQLVLDPIFKVFDAIMKFNKEETAKLIDKLDIKLDNEDKDKEGKPLLKAVMRKWLPAGEALLQMITIHLPSPVTAQKYRCDMLYEGPKDDEVAMGIKNCDPKAPLMMYISKMVPTTDKGRFYAFGRVFSGVVSTGLKVRIMGPNFTPGKKEDLYLKPIQRTILMMGRYVEPIEDVPCGNIVGLVGVDQFLVKTGTITTFEHAHNMRMMKFSVSPVVRVAVEVKNPADLPKLVEGLKRLAKSDPMVQCITEESGEHIIAGAGELHLEICLKDLEEDHAGIPLKKSDPVVSYRETVSEESNQVCLSKSPNKHNRLFMKACPFPDGLAEDIEKGDVTPRQEFKARARFLTDKYQWDVSESRKIWCFGPDGTGPNLLMDVTKGVQYLNEIKDSVVAGFQWASKEGALCEENMRAVRFDIHDVTLHTDAIHRGGGQIIPTARRVLLACQLTAQPRLMEPVYLVEIQCPENAVGGIYGVLNRRRGHVFEESNMMGTPIFTVKAYLPVNESFGFTADLRSNTGGKAFPQCVFDHWQILQGDPSEPSSKPFQVVVDTRKRKGLKEGIPALDNFIDKL; encoded by the exons ATG GTGAACTTCACAGTAGACCAAATCCGTGACATCATGGACAAAAAGTCCAACATCAGGAACATGTCCGTGATTGCTCACGTGGACCATGGGAAGTCCACATTGACTGACTCTCTGGTGTCAAAGGCTGGCATCATTGCTGGTGCTCGTGCCGGGGAGACCCGCTTCACCGACACTCGCAAAGACGAGCAGGAGCGCTGCATCACCATCAAATCCAC GGCTATCTCCATGTACTACGAGCTGAGCGAAGATGATTTGGCATTCATCAAGCAAACCAAAGATGGCTCCGGATTCCTCATCAACCTGATTGACTCCCCTGGCCACGTGGATTTCTCCTCCGAAGTCACCGCCGCCCTCAGGGTCACCGACGGAGCCCTGGTGGTGGTCGACTGCGTCTCAG gggtgtgtgtgcagaccgAGACCGTGCTGCGCCAAGCCATCGCCGAGAGGATCAAGCCTGTCCTGATGATGAACAAGATGGACCGCgccctgctggagctgcagctggagcccGAGGACCTCTACCAGACCTTCCAGCGCATCGTGGAGAACGTCAACGTCATCATCTGCACCTacggcgaggaggaggagggacccATGGGCAACATCGTG GTTGACCCAAAGATCGGAACTGTTGGTTTTGGGTCTGGCCTCCATGGCTGGGCCTTCACCCTCAAGCAGTTTGCTGAGATGTATGTGGCCAAGTACTCTGCCAAGGGTGGTGACACCAAGCCAACTGCAGAGGAGAAGAGTAAAAAGGTGGAGGACATGATGAAGAAACTTTGGGGAGACAG GTATTTTGACACTGATGCTAACAAGTTTAGCAAATCATCAGCTGGCGCTGACGGCAAGAAGTTTCCTCGCACCTTCACCCAACTTGTCCTCGACCCAATCTTCAAA GTGTTTGATGCCATCATGAAATTCAACAAGGAGGAGACTGCCAAGTTGATTGACAAGCTGGATATCAAGCTGGACAATGAAGACAAGGACAAGGAGGGCAAGCCCCTGCTGAAGGCCGTGATGAGGAAGTGGCTGCCGGCCGGAGAGGCTCTGCTCCAGATGATCACCATCCACCTGCCTTCCCCCGTCACTGCCCAGAAGTACCGCTGTGACATGCTCTATGAGGGACCTAAGGATGACGAGGTTGCCATGG GTATTAAGAACTGCGATCCCAAGGCTCCTCTGATGATGTACATTTCCAAGATGGTGCCCACCACTGACAAGGGCCGTTTCTACGCTTTCGGACGCGTTTTCTCTGGCGTTGTGTCCACGGGTTTGAAGGTGCGCATCATGGGTCCAAACTTCACTCCTGGCAAGAAGGAAGACCTCTACCTCAAACCCATTCAAAG AACCATCCTGATGATGGGGCGTTACGTAGAGCCCATCGAGGATGTGCCATGCGGGAACATTGTTGGACTGGTCGGAGTGGACCAGTTCCTCGTCAAAACCGGGACCATTACTACTTTTGAACAT GCCCACAACATGAGGATGATGAAGTTCAGCGTGAGCCCTGTGGTGAGGGTGGCGGTGGAGGTCAAGAACCCTGCTGACCTGCCCAAGCTGGTGGAGGGCCTGAAGCGTCTGGCCAAGTCTGACCCCATGGTGCAGTGTATCACTGAGGAGTCTGGGGAGCACATCATCGCTGGGGCTGGAGAGCTCCACCTGGAGATCTGCCTCAAGGACCTGGAGGAAGACCACGCTGGCATCCCACTGAAG AAATCTGACCCAGTGGTGTCCTACAGAGAGACCGTTAGCGAAGAGTCTAACCAGGTTTGCCTGTCCAAGTCTCCCAACAAGCACAATCGTCTGTTCATGAAGGCCTGCCCCTTCCCTGATGGCCTGGCAGAAGACATTGAAAAGGGCGATGTGACTCCTCGCCAGGAGTTTAAGGCCCGTGCCCGTTTCCTCACTGACAAGTATCAGTGGGATGTGTCTGAGTCCAGGAAGATCTGGTGCTTCGGCCCAGATGGTACCGGGCCCAACCTGCTGATGGACGTCACCAAGGGAGTGCAGTACCTCAATGAGATCAAGGACAGTGTTGTGGCTGGATTCCAGTGGGCCAGCAAGGAG GGTGCGCTGTGTGAGGAGAACATGAGAGCTGTCCGCTTTGACATCCATGATGTGACGCTGCACACAGATGCCATCCACCGTGGTGGTGGCCAGATCATTCCCACCGCCCGCAGAGTCCTGTTGGCCTGCCAGCTCACCGCCCAGCCCCGACTCATGGAGCCAGTCTACTTGGTGGAGATCCAG TGCCCAGAAAATGCTGTGGGAGGAATCTACGGCGTGCTGAACAGGAGAAGAGGTCATGTGTTTGAGGAGTCCAATATGATGGGCACACCCATCTTCACAGTCAAGGCCTACTTGCCAGTCAATGAGTCTTTCG gtttCACAGCCGATTTGCGCAGCAACACCGGTGGCAAGGCCTTCCcccagtgtgtgtttgaccaCTGGCAGATCCTGCAGGGAGACCCCAGCGAGCCCAGCTCAAAGCCCTTCCAGGTTGTCGTAGATACCAGGAAACGCAAAGGACTGAAGGAGGGTATCCCCGCTCTGGACAACTTCATCGACAAGTTGTAA
- the LOC124472703 gene encoding BTB/POZ domain-containing protein 2, translated as MAAGDNSGRPPCLNFSGLGPLGNSQPSNSAFSMPTSNSGAAGPVGGAQGTARRSNPQSGPGGAESNGVAAGNQPNTQNSVQQALAHGVAAPGIGAGVTATSASNMITTAASNASPAAIPATHSSLPAAAAAAVLVYREPVYNWQATKSTVKERFAFLFNNEVLSDVHFLVGKGMGVQRIPAHRFVLAVGSAVFDAMFNGGMATTSTEIELPDVEPAAFLALLKFLYSDEVQIGPETVMTTLYTAKKYAVPALEAHCVEFLKKNLRADNAFMLLTQARLFDEPQLASLCLENIDKNTGDALAAEGFTDIDLDTLVAVLERDTLGVREVRLFGAAVRWAEAETHRQQQQPTPENKRRVLGKALALIRFPLMTIEEFAAGPAQSSILTDREVVSLFLHFTVNPKPRVEFIDRPRCCLRGKECSITRFGQVESRWGYSGTSDRIRFSVNRRIFVVGFGLYGSIHGPTDYQVNIQIIHTDSNTVLGQNDTGFSCDGSANTFRVMFKEPVEILPNVNYTACATLKGPDSHYGTKGMRKVTHESSATGTKTCFTFCYAAGNNNGTSVEDGQIPEVIFYS; from the exons ATGGCTGCTGGGGACAACAGTGGCAGGCCTCCTTGCCTAAATTTCTCCGGATTAGGACCTTTGGGGAATAGTCAGCCCAGCAACAGCGCGTTTTCCATGCCTACTTCCAATAGTGGTGCCGCTGGTCCGGTTGGAGGGGCTCAGGGCACTGCAAGACGTTCCAACCCGCAGTCGGGGCCTGGTGGGGCTGAAAGCAACGGAGTTGCAGCAGGAAATCAGCCGAATACGCAGAACTCTGTTCAGCAAGCATTAGCTCATGGCGTCGCGGCACCCGGGATAGGCGCTGGAGTGACGGCCACCTCCGCGTCGAACATGATCACTACTGCTGCATCGAATGCTTCTCCCGCGGCCATACCAGCTACACACTCGTCacttccagcagcagcagcagcggcggTTTTAGTCTATCGCGAGCCAGTCTACAATTGGCAAGCTACAAAAAGCACAGTGAAGGAGAGATTTGCTTTCCTCTTCAATAACGAAGTACTTAGTGACGTTCATTTTCTGGTGGGGAAGGGGATGGGGGTGCAGCGAATACCAGCACACAG GTTCGTTCTCGCTGTGGGCAGTGCAGTCTTCGATGCAATGTTCAATGGAGGTATGGCAACCACCTCAACGGAAATAGAACTTCCTGACGTCGAACCTGCAGCCTTCCTGGCGTTGCTTAA GTTCCTGTATTCCGATGAGGTCCAGATAGGGCCTGAGACGGTGATGACCACTCTGTACACAGCTAAGAAATATGCAGTGCCAGCCTTGGAGGCTCACTGTGTGGAGTTCCTTAAAAAGAACCTGCGAGCAGACAATGCTTTCATGCTGCTTACACAG GCTCGACTTTTCGATGAACCTCAGCTTGCTAGCTTGTGCCTGGAGAACATAGACAAGAACACAGGAGATGCCCTGGCGGCCGAGGGCTTCACTGACATCGACCTGG ATACGCTGGTGGCAGTGCTGGAGAGAGACACCctgggagtgagggaggtgcGTCTGTTTGGGGCCGCAGTCCGTtgggcagaggcagagacccacagacagcagcagcagcctacTCCAGAGAACAAGCGCCGAGTCCTGGGCAAGGCCCTGGCTCTCATTCGCTTCCCTCTCATGACTATTGAGGAGTTTGCTGCag GCCCAGCGCAGTCGAGCATCTTGACAGACCGAGAGGTGGTGAGTCTGTTCCTCCACTTCACGGTGAACCCCAAGCCCCGCGTGGAGTTCATCGACCGGCCGCGCTGCTGCCTCCGCGGGAAAGAGTGCAGCATCACGCGCTTTGGCCAGGTGGAGAGCCGCTGGGGCTACAGCGGCACCAGCGACCGCATCAG GTTCTCAGTGAACAGAAGGATATTTGTGGTTGGCTTTGGGTTGTATGGATCCATACATGGACCCACAGACTACCAAGTCAACATCCAG atcatccacacagacagcaACACAGTGCTAGGGCAGAACGACACTGGCTTCAGCTGTGACGGCTCAGCCAACACCTTCAGAGTCATGTTCAAGGAACCGGTGGAAATCCTACCCAACGTCAACTACACTGCCTGCGCTACACTCAAG GGTCCAGACTCTCACTACGGGACGAAGGGCATGCGGAAGGTGACCCACGAGTCGTCCGCCACCGGCACCAAGACCTGCTTCACCTTCTGCTACGCAGCGGGGAACAACAACGGCACCTCCGTGGAGGACGGCCAGATCCCAGAGGTCATCTTCTACTCATAA
- the LOC124472334 gene encoding protein unc-13 homolog A-like, with protein MSLLCVGVKKAKLDGPQEKFNTYVSLKVQNVKSTTIAVRGNLPSWEQDFMLGVECCNSVAPEKLLLHGGKGVRYTLNEDTLPEKASGVEAVGEVVMHVEVLPQPNGEHKVTVKVVSANDLKWQTQGFRPFVEVFLIGPHLSDKKRKFATKSKNNTWSPKFSESFQYALGTEVGPESYELQVCVKDYCFAREDRTVGMALIQMKDMVSRGSATCWMPLGKRVHMDETGLTVLRILSQRNNDDVAKEFVKLKSDQRSTEEGRAS; from the exons ATGTCCCTGCTATGTGTTGGAG TAAAGAAAGCCAAGCTGGATGGACCTCAAG AGAAGTTCAACACCTATGTATCTCTGAAGGTACAGAATGTGAAGAGCACTACCATCGCTGTCAGGGGCAACCTGCCTAGCTGGGAGCAGGACTTCATGTT AGGCGTTGAGTGTTGTAACAGTGTTGCACCAGAGAAGCTGTTAT tacatggagggaagggggtcaGGTACACCCTTAATGAGGACACCTTACCAGAAAAGG CGTCTGGGGTGGAGGCGGTTGGAGAGGTGGTCATGCACGTGGAGGTCTTACCCCAGCCCAATGGAGAGCACAAGGTCACAGTGAAAG tggtGTCTGCCAACGACCTCAAGTGGCAGACCCAGGGCTTCCGGCCCTTCGTCGAGGTCTTCCTCATTGGCCCCCACCTCAGTGACAAGAAGAGAAAGTTTGCCACAAAGTCCAAGAACAACACCTGGTCTCCCAAGTTCAGCGAGAGCTTCCAGTA tgCCCTGGGCACAGAGGTGGGCCCGGAGAGCTATGAGCTGCAGGTGTGCGTGAAGGACTACTGCTTCGCCAGGGAGGACCGCACCGTGGGCATGGCCCTGATCCAGATGAAGGACATGGTCTCCCGAGGCAGCGCCACCTGCTGGATGCCCCTGGGGAAGCGGGTGCACATGGACGAGACGGGGCTGACCGTGCTAAGGATCCTGTCCCAGCGCAACAACGACGACGTGGCCAAGGAGTTCGTCAAGCTCAAATCAGACCAGCGGTCTACGGAGGAGGGCCGGgccagctga